In Belonocnema kinseyi isolate 2016_QV_RU_SX_M_011 chromosome 4, B_treatae_v1, whole genome shotgun sequence, a single window of DNA contains:
- the LOC117171079 gene encoding uncharacterized protein LOC117171079, translating to MLRNFFGANNELKKLSKQVTDMIKREKVQQFLLTKEVNWRFILPRPPHFGGVLEAAVKSFKHHFVRKAGTTLLTYEQFHTYVVEVEVILNSRPLTLLSPDPNDIISLTPAHFLIESSLTALLQEELRVVTEYRLNC from the coding sequence ATGCTACGAAATTTTTTTGGTGCGAACAATGAATTAAAGAAACTATCGAAGCAGGTAACTGATATGATAAAACGCgaaaaggttcaacaatttttgttaaccaaGGAGGTTAATTGGCGCTTCATACTGCCGAGACCTCCTCACTTTGGAGGAGTCTTGGAGGCTgcagtaaaatcttttaaacaccaTTTTGTTCGAAAAGCTGGAACCACATTGCTCACGTATGAACAGTTTCATACATATGTCGTTGAGGTCGAAGTAATCCTCAATTCGCGTCCACTCACCTTATTGTCACCCGATCCAAACGATATCATCTCACTCACCCCAGCTcatttcttaattgaaagttcTTTGACTGCTTTACTGCAAGAAGAATTACGCGTTGTTACAGAATATCGCCTAAACTGTTGA